GCACGGGGAGTGCGCGGGAGCCCTTGCCCACTGAAAGTACCGTAGGCATTTCCTCCGCGACGGGAGGCGACCGGCGTGTCGTGGGCGTGTCCGGTGCGGCAGGGCTCACCCGGCCGGCGCCGCCGGGCCCGCGGGCTCACGCGCGGCGGAGCACCCCGGCGAAGCGGCCGGTGCGCGCAGCGCGGCGGTAGGAGAAGAAGCGTTCGTCCTCGAGGGTGCAGGGATGCTCCACATCGAGCGCGGCGCGCGCCACCCCCGAGGCTTCGAGCACGGCAGCCGCTCCGGCGCGCAGGTCCAGTGACGGCGTGCCCCAGGAGGTCCGTGCCCAGGTCTCGGGCAGCACGGCCGCGGCCTCCTCGCGCATGGTGGCGGACACCTCGTAGCAGGCGCCGCAGATCGAGGGGCCGATGCTCGCCTCGAGATCCCCCGGGTGCGCCCCCAGCCCGATCAGCGCCTCGACCGTGCGCTCGAGCACCCCGGTCAGCAGGCCCTGGCGGCCGGCGTGGGCGACCGCCACGACGCCGGCGACGGGATCGGACAGCAGCACCGGCAGGCAGTCGGCGACCATGATCGCCAGGGCGACGTCGTCCCGGTCGGTGACGATCGCATCCGCTGTGCGCACCGGCACCTCCCCCGTCGCCGGCAGCACGTGGACGTCAGCGGAGTGGACCTGGTCGACGAAGACCAACGGTGCTCCGATCTCCGCGGCGAGCAGGGCGCGGTTGTGCTGGACGCGGTCCTCGACGTCCCCGACGTGGCGGGCCAGGTTCAACCCGGCGTGGTCCCCGGTGCTCACTCCCCCGTCCCGGCCCGTGAACAGGGCACGGGCCCCGCGAAGACGCGGGGCCCGTGCGGTGAGCGGTGAGCTCACTTGAGGAACGAGGGCAGATCGAGATCGTCGTCGTCCGACGGCGGCTCCTCGATGTGCGGCGGGCGCGCGGGCTCCCGCTCG
The window above is part of the Brachybacterium vulturis genome. Proteins encoded here:
- the pgeF gene encoding peptidoglycan editing factor PgeF; the encoded protein is MSSPLTARAPRLRGARALFTGRDGGVSTGDHAGLNLARHVGDVEDRVQHNRALLAAEIGAPLVFVDQVHSADVHVLPATGEVPVRTADAIVTDRDDVALAIMVADCLPVLLSDPVAGVVAVAHAGRQGLLTGVLERTVEALIGLGAHPGDLEASIGPSICGACYEVSATMREEAAAVLPETWARTSWGTPSLDLRAGAAAVLEASGVARAALDVEHPCTLEDERFFSYRRAARTGRFAGVLRRA